The Catenulispora sp. EB89 genome has a segment encoding these proteins:
- a CDS encoding SigE family RNA polymerase sigma factor, producing the protein MVSSDREAGDVTVDLLTETYRDHYGSLLKLAALLLDDLASCEDVVQEAFIRVHSARSRVRDADKVLAYLRQTVVNLSRSTLRRRLIGMRLAPKPMPDMASAEEGAYELLEKDALIQALRGIQRRQREVLVLRYFSDLTEAQVADLLGISIGSVKAYGSRGIEALRVRMEAFR; encoded by the coding sequence GTGGTGTCGTCTGACCGAGAAGCCGGCGACGTCACTGTCGACCTGCTCACGGAGACGTATCGCGACCATTACGGCTCGCTGCTGAAACTGGCCGCGCTCCTGCTGGACGATCTCGCCTCGTGCGAGGACGTCGTGCAGGAGGCCTTCATCCGGGTGCACAGTGCGCGCTCGCGGGTGCGGGACGCGGACAAGGTCCTGGCCTATTTGCGCCAGACTGTGGTGAACCTTTCGCGCTCGACCCTGCGCCGCCGGCTGATAGGCATGCGGCTGGCGCCCAAGCCGATGCCGGACATGGCCAGCGCCGAGGAGGGCGCGTACGAACTGCTCGAGAAGGACGCGCTGATCCAGGCCCTGCGGGGCATCCAGCGGCGCCAGCGCGAGGTGCTGGTGCTCCGCTATTTCTCGGACCTGACCGAGGCGCAGGTCGCGGACCTGCTCGGGATCTCGATCGGGTCGGTCAAGGCTTACGGGTCTCGGGGTATCGAGGCCCTTCGGGTACGGATGGAGGCGTTCCGGTGA
- a CDS encoding BlaI/MecI/CopY family transcriptional regulator, which produces MATGRRPSGALEQEVLAALWAAGGPLTPAAVQEQVGGGLAYTTVKTILDRLHDKKMLTRVREGKAYAYTPVVEQADLAAEAMRAALEGSNDRPAVLSKFLGEISPDDAAMIRELLGDSP; this is translated from the coding sequence ATGGCCACCGGACGCAGACCCTCCGGAGCACTCGAGCAAGAAGTGCTGGCCGCGCTGTGGGCGGCGGGCGGCCCCCTGACCCCGGCCGCGGTCCAGGAGCAGGTCGGCGGCGGCCTGGCCTACACCACCGTGAAGACGATCCTGGACCGGCTCCACGACAAGAAGATGCTCACCCGAGTCCGTGAAGGTAAGGCCTACGCCTACACGCCGGTCGTCGAGCAGGCCGACCTCGCGGCGGAAGCCATGCGCGCGGCGCTGGAAGGCAGCAACGACCGCCCCGCCGTGCTCTCGAAGTTCCTCGGCGAGATCTCCCCCGACGACGCGGCGATGATCCGCGAGTTGCTGGGGGACTCTCCGTGA
- a CDS encoding DUF2277 domain-containing protein: protein MCRSIKTLREPYVDDATAEDVRAAALQYVRKISGFRAPSKANTEAFEQAVAAVAAATQDLLDHLEVRKQAPSAA from the coding sequence ATGTGCCGATCGATTAAGACTCTCCGCGAGCCGTATGTAGACGACGCCACCGCAGAAGACGTCCGCGCGGCAGCGCTCCAGTACGTCCGCAAAATCAGCGGCTTCCGCGCGCCGAGCAAGGCCAATACCGAGGCCTTCGAGCAGGCCGTCGCCGCTGTGGCCGCCGCGACACAGGACCTTCTGGACCATCTCGAAGTACGTAAGCAGGCGCCGAGTGCCGCGTAA
- a CDS encoding aspartate-semialdehyde dehydrogenase, which yields MTVKKPTLAVVGATGAVGTVMLDLLSTREDVWGEIRLIASPRSAGRKLACRGEQLEVVALSEEAFEGIDVAMFDVPDEVSAQWAPIAAAKGAVAVDNSGAFRMDPQVPLVVPEVNASAARNRPKGIIANPNCTTLSMIVVLGALHQRYGLASVVAASYQAASGAGQPGIDTLRAQMEKVSGTNLGTHPGDLRGVVGDLGPFPAPLALNVVPWAGSLKEDGWSSEELKIRNESRKILGLPGLRVSATCVRVPVVTTHSVSVHASFEDEVTVAGAHEILRAAPGVVVLDDPAAGEFPTPADVVGTDPTWVGRIRRTLDDPKSLELFVCGDNLRKGAALNTAQIAEVVAAELTGRV from the coding sequence ATGACTGTAAAGAAGCCCACCCTGGCGGTCGTGGGGGCGACCGGAGCGGTCGGCACCGTGATGCTCGACCTGCTGTCCACCCGCGAGGACGTCTGGGGCGAGATCCGTTTGATCGCCTCGCCGCGCAGCGCCGGCCGCAAGCTCGCCTGCCGCGGCGAGCAGCTGGAGGTCGTGGCGCTGTCGGAGGAGGCCTTCGAGGGCATCGACGTGGCGATGTTCGACGTGCCCGACGAGGTGTCGGCGCAGTGGGCCCCGATCGCCGCCGCCAAGGGCGCGGTGGCCGTGGACAACTCCGGCGCGTTCCGGATGGACCCGCAGGTGCCGCTGGTGGTGCCGGAGGTGAACGCCTCCGCGGCGCGCAACCGGCCCAAGGGCATCATCGCCAACCCGAACTGCACGACGCTGTCGATGATCGTGGTGCTCGGCGCGCTGCACCAGCGCTACGGGCTGGCCTCGGTGGTGGCCGCGTCCTACCAGGCCGCCTCGGGCGCCGGGCAGCCCGGCATCGACACGCTGCGCGCGCAGATGGAGAAGGTGTCCGGCACCAACCTCGGCACCCACCCGGGTGACCTGCGCGGCGTGGTCGGCGACCTCGGCCCGTTCCCGGCGCCGCTGGCGCTGAACGTGGTGCCGTGGGCCGGCTCGCTGAAGGAGGACGGCTGGTCCTCCGAGGAGCTCAAGATCCGCAACGAGTCGCGCAAGATCCTTGGCCTGCCGGGCCTGCGGGTCTCGGCGACCTGTGTGCGCGTCCCGGTGGTCACCACGCACTCGGTCTCCGTGCACGCCAGCTTCGAGGACGAGGTCACCGTGGCCGGCGCGCACGAGATACTGCGGGCCGCGCCCGGCGTCGTGGTGCTCGACGACCCGGCGGCCGGGGAGTTCCCGACCCCGGCGGACGTGGTCGGCACCGACCCGACGTGGGTGGGCCGGATCCGGCGCACGCTGGACGACCCGAAGTCGCTGGAGCTGTTCGTCTGCGGCGACAACCTGCGCAAGGGCGCGGCGTTGAACACCGCGCAGATCGCCGAGGTGGTCGCCGCGGAGTTGACCGGAAGGGTCTAA
- a CDS encoding phosphatase PAP2 family protein, translating into MPKVRHWLAIPLALFAAALALGLVAAHTSLTRSTELSWNSHLQQLRTGWLNRAMLDLADVASPVGGLVILALITLFFLWRRNPVQAAATFLVIAVGWNSSEIAKLIVARHRPPTVYSLAPETGSNSFPSGHTAFAFSLAVALCLLAARTRWFGLTVALATVWTLLIGFDRLYIGAHYPFDVLGSVLVSSAAIIFLTGLWHGWIAPNLYRVPLLDRFGPVPGPVAVPETASVAGWNG; encoded by the coding sequence ATGCCGAAGGTACGCCACTGGTTGGCGATCCCGCTGGCCCTGTTCGCCGCCGCCCTGGCGCTGGGGCTGGTCGCCGCGCACACTTCGCTGACGCGGAGTACCGAGCTGTCGTGGAACTCACATCTCCAGCAGCTGCGGACCGGCTGGCTGAACCGGGCGATGCTGGACCTGGCGGACGTCGCCTCGCCGGTCGGGGGACTGGTGATCCTGGCGCTGATCACGCTGTTCTTCCTGTGGCGGCGCAATCCGGTGCAGGCCGCCGCCACGTTCCTGGTGATCGCGGTCGGCTGGAACAGCTCGGAGATCGCGAAGCTGATCGTGGCCCGGCACCGGCCGCCGACGGTGTACTCGCTGGCACCGGAGACCGGGTCGAACTCGTTCCCGTCCGGGCACACCGCGTTCGCCTTCTCGCTCGCCGTCGCGCTGTGCCTGCTGGCCGCGCGGACCCGGTGGTTCGGGCTGACGGTCGCGCTGGCGACGGTGTGGACGCTGCTGATCGGCTTCGACCGGCTGTACATCGGTGCGCACTACCCCTTCGACGTGCTGGGGTCGGTCCTGGTCAGTTCCGCGGCGATCATCTTCCTCACCGGTCTGTGGCACGGCTGGATCGCGCCCAACCTGTACCGGGTGCCGCTGCTGGACCGGTTCGGGCCGGTCCCGGGGCCGGTGGCAGTCCCCGAGACCGCTTCGGTCGCCGGCTGGAACGGCTAG
- a CDS encoding YchJ family protein: MPRKDRRGGNAKAIPTACPCGTGKLYTDCCSPLHSGEATASTAEQLMRSRYSAFVVEDAAYLLKSHHSSTRPAFIYFEPKLRWTSLEIVGTTGGTTFHTDGSVEFIARYTDAGRPGAMRENSSFVREDGNWVYLNAL, from the coding sequence GTGCCGCGTAAAGACCGCCGCGGCGGAAACGCTAAGGCGATTCCCACTGCGTGCCCCTGCGGAACCGGGAAGCTGTACACCGACTGTTGTAGCCCGCTGCACTCTGGAGAAGCGACAGCCTCTACGGCGGAGCAGCTTATGCGCTCCCGCTATAGCGCCTTCGTCGTAGAGGACGCGGCGTACCTGTTGAAGTCCCACCACTCCTCAACGCGTCCTGCGTTCATCTACTTCGAGCCGAAGCTCCGCTGGACCAGTCTGGAGATCGTCGGCACCACCGGCGGGACTACGTTCCATACCGACGGCTCCGTCGAATTCATCGCGCGCTATACGGACGCGGGCCGTCCCGGTGCCATGCGCGAGAACAGCTCCTTCGTCCGCGAGGACGGGAACTGGGTCTACCTCAACGCGCTGTAG
- a CDS encoding aspartate kinase: MGLIVQKYGGSSVADAESIKRVAKRIMETRRAGHEVCVVVSAMGDTTDELIDLAKQVAPILEGREYDMLLTAGERISMSLVAMAINSMGGDARSFTGSQAGVITDQSFNKARITSVTPGRLRAALDEGAITIVAGFQGVSETTKDITTLGRGGSDTTAVALAAALGADVCEIYTDVDGVFSADPRLVPKARKLNGVAYEEMLELAASGAKILHLRSVEYARRFNVPIHVRSSFSQHEGTWVRARAVSDLNAGGATVEQAIIAGVAHDTSEAKVTVVGVPDKPGVAAQIFRTIADAELNIDMVVQNISAAATGRTDISFTLPVADGRRAITALQKVQPAIAFEALLFDDQIAKVSLVGAGMKSHPGVTAVFFEALSNVGVNAEMISTSEIRISVVCRADVVKDAVAALHTAFGLDADSEEAVVYGGTGR, encoded by the coding sequence GTGGGCCTCATCGTCCAGAAGTACGGAGGCAGCTCCGTTGCCGACGCCGAGAGCATCAAGCGTGTCGCCAAACGCATCATGGAGACGCGCCGGGCCGGCCACGAGGTGTGCGTCGTGGTGTCCGCCATGGGCGACACCACCGATGAGCTGATCGACCTGGCCAAGCAGGTCGCGCCGATCCTGGAGGGCCGCGAGTACGACATGCTGCTCACCGCCGGCGAGCGCATCTCGATGTCGCTGGTGGCGATGGCCATCAACTCCATGGGCGGGGACGCGCGCAGCTTCACCGGCTCGCAGGCCGGCGTGATCACCGACCAGTCGTTCAACAAGGCCCGCATCACCTCGGTGACCCCGGGCCGGCTGCGCGCGGCGCTGGACGAGGGCGCGATCACCATCGTGGCCGGCTTCCAGGGCGTCTCGGAGACCACCAAGGACATCACCACGCTGGGCCGCGGCGGCTCGGACACCACGGCGGTGGCGCTGGCCGCCGCCCTGGGCGCCGACGTCTGCGAGATCTACACCGATGTGGACGGGGTGTTCTCGGCCGACCCGCGGCTGGTGCCCAAGGCCCGCAAGCTGAACGGGGTCGCCTATGAGGAGATGCTGGAGCTCGCCGCGTCCGGCGCGAAGATCCTGCACCTGCGCAGCGTGGAGTACGCGCGCCGGTTCAACGTCCCGATCCATGTCCGTTCCTCGTTCTCGCAGCACGAGGGCACCTGGGTCCGCGCACGAGCTGTGTCCGATTTGAATGCAGGAGGAGCAACCGTGGAGCAAGCCATCATCGCCGGAGTCGCCCACGACACCAGCGAGGCGAAAGTCACGGTCGTCGGCGTGCCCGACAAGCCGGGCGTGGCCGCCCAGATCTTCCGCACCATCGCCGATGCCGAGCTGAACATCGACATGGTGGTGCAGAACATCTCGGCCGCAGCGACCGGCCGGACCGACATCTCCTTCACGCTGCCCGTGGCCGACGGCCGCAGGGCGATCACCGCGCTGCAGAAGGTGCAGCCCGCGATCGCCTTCGAGGCGCTGCTGTTCGACGACCAGATCGCCAAGGTGTCGCTGGTCGGCGCGGGCATGAAGTCGCACCCCGGGGTGACCGCGGTGTTCTTCGAGGCCCTGTCCAACGTCGGCGTGAACGCCGAGATGATCTCGACCTCGGAGATCCGCATCTCCGTGGTCTGCCGCGCCGACGTCGTCAAGGACGCCGTCGCCGCGCTGCACACCGCTTTCGGCCTGGATGCCGACAGCGAGGAAGCCGTGGTTTACGGAGGCACCGGCCGATGA
- the recR gene encoding recombination mediator RecR, which translates to MYEGVVQDLIDELGHLPNIGPKSAQRIAFHLLQADPADVRRLADVLVRAKEQVRFCVICFNVAEQQECKICRDQRRDPASLCVVEESKDVVAVEKTREFRGRYHVLGGAISPIDGVGPDDLRVKELLKRLADGVITEVILATDPNLEGEATATYLARLIKPLGLRVTRLASGLPVGGDLEYADEVTLGRAFEGRRQLDV; encoded by the coding sequence ATGTACGAGGGTGTGGTCCAGGACCTGATCGACGAGCTCGGCCATCTTCCCAACATCGGGCCCAAGTCGGCGCAGCGCATCGCGTTCCATCTGCTGCAGGCCGATCCGGCCGACGTGCGGCGGCTGGCCGACGTGCTGGTCCGGGCCAAGGAGCAGGTGCGCTTCTGCGTGATCTGCTTCAACGTCGCCGAGCAGCAGGAGTGCAAGATCTGCCGCGACCAGCGGCGCGACCCCGCCAGCCTGTGCGTGGTGGAGGAATCCAAGGACGTCGTCGCGGTCGAGAAGACCCGCGAGTTCCGGGGCCGCTACCACGTGCTGGGCGGGGCCATCTCGCCGATCGACGGCGTGGGTCCGGACGACCTGCGGGTCAAGGAGCTGCTCAAGCGGCTGGCCGACGGCGTGATCACCGAGGTGATCCTGGCCACCGACCCGAACCTGGAGGGGGAGGCCACCGCCACGTACCTGGCGCGGCTGATCAAGCCCCTGGGTCTGCGGGTGACCCGGCTGGCATCAGGCCTGCCGGTGGGCGGGGATCTGGAATACGCCGACGAGGTCACCCTCGGGCGGGCGTTCGAGGGGAGAAGGCAGCTCGATGTCTGA
- a CDS encoding M56 family metallopeptidase, with translation MNVNVYLPLLAALALGAAGPTLGRRLPPAVATVLLTAAALVTALTSLASLALLTGIAVLRVPEIAAEGRLSDTVLKDGPVSPLAGAVAGVALLALAPFAIRAGIRLWRESARTYRLAKAFSAHPASIAVIQDPRAQAFAVPGIPSLPGHAAIPTRIVATDSLLRTLTEDQRRAMFAHEQAHLHRRHHLYLLLTNLAAVANPLLWRLPDAVTEATERWADEDAAVAVGDREVLARALGRAALSNLPRTVPAMAQAHVGKRVRALMAPPPPRRRTLAALLGIAIAATVWASIDSARETEAFFDTARDAWHLAHQHSVEHSHVTVADLGMPARTAPIVGGRD, from the coding sequence GTGAACGTCAACGTCTACCTCCCCCTGCTGGCCGCCCTGGCGCTCGGCGCCGCGGGCCCCACCCTCGGCCGCCGCCTGCCACCGGCCGTCGCCACCGTCCTGCTCACCGCCGCGGCCCTGGTCACCGCCCTCACCTCGCTGGCCTCGCTGGCCCTGCTGACCGGCATCGCAGTCCTGCGCGTCCCGGAGATCGCCGCCGAGGGCCGGCTGTCCGACACGGTCCTCAAGGACGGCCCGGTGAGCCCGCTGGCCGGCGCCGTCGCGGGCGTCGCGCTCCTGGCCCTGGCCCCCTTCGCGATCCGGGCCGGCATCCGGCTGTGGCGCGAGTCCGCCCGCACCTACCGCCTCGCCAAAGCCTTCTCGGCCCATCCGGCCAGCATCGCCGTGATCCAGGATCCCCGCGCCCAGGCCTTCGCCGTGCCGGGGATCCCGTCGCTGCCGGGCCACGCCGCGATCCCGACCCGCATCGTCGCGACCGACTCGCTGCTGCGCACCCTCACCGAGGACCAGCGGCGGGCGATGTTCGCCCACGAGCAGGCCCACCTGCACCGACGGCACCACCTCTACCTGCTGCTGACCAACCTGGCCGCGGTCGCGAACCCGCTGTTGTGGCGACTGCCCGACGCGGTCACCGAGGCCACGGAGCGCTGGGCCGACGAGGACGCCGCGGTCGCGGTCGGCGACCGGGAGGTCCTGGCCCGCGCGCTCGGGCGGGCCGCGCTGTCGAACCTCCCGCGCACCGTCCCGGCGATGGCGCAGGCGCATGTGGGCAAGCGTGTCCGCGCGCTCATGGCGCCTCCCCCTCCGCGCCGCCGCACACTGGCCGCACTGCTGGGAATCGCTATAGCGGCGACCGTCTGGGCCTCCATCGACTCCGCGCGCGAGACCGAGGCCTTCTTCGACACCGCGCGCGACGCCTGGCACCTGGCGCACCAGCACAGCGTGGAACACTCGCATGTCACGGTCGCCGACCTCGGCATGCCGGCCAGAACCGCCCCGATCGTCGGCGGCCGGGATTAG
- a CDS encoding DUF5063 domain-containing protein: MSEPMTSDDLSDFAIEIHDQVTSFLLSVRAVARGDAPESSVPILLLETSQLLLAGGRLGAIRDVVPDERFETDAGPDPDLDELREKLNALLKPVNTYKEVFDPLAPKSEIETRRISDDLALVCADLAHGLAHYKAERVTEALWWWQFSYLSSWGPAASAVQRALLSVVARSRLGATTG, from the coding sequence ATGTCTGAACCGATGACCTCCGACGACTTGTCGGACTTCGCGATCGAGATCCACGACCAGGTCACCTCCTTCCTGCTCTCGGTACGCGCGGTGGCCAGGGGCGACGCCCCGGAGAGCAGCGTGCCGATCCTGCTCCTGGAGACCTCGCAGCTGCTGCTGGCCGGCGGGCGCCTGGGCGCCATCCGGGACGTGGTGCCCGACGAGCGCTTCGAGACCGACGCCGGTCCCGACCCGGACCTGGACGAGCTGCGCGAGAAGCTGAACGCGCTGCTGAAGCCGGTGAACACCTACAAGGAGGTGTTCGACCCGCTGGCCCCGAAGTCCGAGATCGAGACCCGCCGCATCTCCGACGACCTGGCCCTGGTCTGCGCCGACCTGGCGCACGGCCTGGCGCACTACAAGGCCGAGCGGGTCACCGAGGCGCTGTGGTGGTGGCAGTTCTCCTACCTGTCCAGCTGGGGCCCGGCGGCCTCGGCGGTGCAGCGGGCGCTGCTGTCGGTGGTGGCCCGCTCCCGCCTCGGCGCGACCACTGGCTGA
- a CDS encoding YbaB/EbfC family nucleoid-associated protein: MDLQGMLGQAMQMQQRMVEAQQELENTIVSGSAGGGLVTAKVTGTGELVGLDIKPEAADPEDTETLADLVIAAVRDARATADKLAADTMGPLAGGGMPDLGNLGNLFG, encoded by the coding sequence ATGGACCTGCAGGGCATGCTCGGCCAGGCCATGCAGATGCAGCAGCGCATGGTCGAGGCGCAGCAGGAGCTCGAGAACACGATCGTCTCCGGCAGCGCCGGCGGCGGCCTGGTGACCGCGAAGGTGACCGGGACCGGGGAGCTGGTCGGCCTGGACATCAAGCCCGAGGCCGCCGACCCCGAGGACACCGAGACGCTGGCCGACCTGGTGATCGCCGCGGTGCGCGACGCGCGCGCGACCGCCGACAAGCTGGCCGCCGACACGATGGGCCCGCTGGCCGGTGGCGGGATGCCCGACCTGGGCAACCTCGGCAACCTGTTCGGCTGA
- a CDS encoding GatB/YqeY domain-containing protein has protein sequence MTALKQTLRTDLTAAMKSRDELVTATLRMALTAVGNEEVAGKAARELSDAEVVQVLTREAKKRREAAEAFENGGRPEQAAREQAEGEVLARYLPKQLSDEELTALVAEAIAETGAEGPKGMGLVMKALNPKIAGRAEGGRVAAAVKSALA, from the coding sequence ATGACCGCGCTGAAGCAAACGCTCCGCACCGATCTCACCGCCGCTATGAAGAGCCGCGACGAGTTGGTGACCGCCACCCTGCGGATGGCTCTGACCGCCGTCGGCAACGAGGAGGTGGCCGGCAAGGCGGCGCGCGAGCTGTCCGACGCCGAGGTCGTCCAGGTACTCACCCGGGAGGCGAAGAAGCGCCGCGAGGCCGCCGAGGCCTTCGAGAACGGCGGCCGCCCCGAGCAGGCCGCCCGGGAGCAGGCCGAGGGCGAGGTCCTGGCCCGCTACCTGCCGAAGCAGCTCAGCGACGAGGAGCTGACCGCGCTGGTCGCCGAGGCCATCGCCGAGACCGGGGCCGAGGGCCCCAAGGGCATGGGCCTGGTGATGAAGGCGCTGAACCCGAAGATCGCCGGACGCGCCGAGGGCGGCCGGGTCGCCGCCGCGGTGAAGTCCGCGCTGGCCTGA
- a CDS encoding MBL fold metallo-hydrolase, with the protein MANPETFTVRYLGGPSALLDYGGVTILVDPTFDPPGDHPIGTRILTKTAGPALTADEVGAVDVVLLSHDQHPDNLDDAGRDYVDTARLVLSTRSAEERLGGAVLGLPNWVSQEFDRPGGGTALVTGVPALHGPEGSEPLVGEVTGFVLTGEDLPTVYISGDNASLDRVREIAARYAPVDVALLFAGGARTPLLDFAYLTLTSAEAAEAAGILQAGAVVPLHFEQWAHFSEGGEQLQEAFAAAGLSDRLRLLKPGESAGF; encoded by the coding sequence ATGGCGAATCCCGAGACCTTCACGGTCCGCTACCTCGGCGGCCCCTCGGCCCTGCTCGACTACGGCGGCGTCACGATCCTCGTGGACCCGACCTTCGACCCGCCCGGCGATCACCCGATCGGCACGCGGATCCTGACCAAGACCGCCGGACCCGCCCTGACCGCCGACGAGGTCGGCGCCGTGGACGTCGTCCTGCTGTCCCACGACCAGCACCCTGACAACCTCGACGACGCCGGGCGCGACTACGTCGACACCGCCCGCCTGGTCCTGAGCACCCGCTCGGCCGAGGAGCGGCTCGGCGGCGCGGTGCTGGGCCTGCCGAACTGGGTCAGCCAGGAGTTCGACCGCCCCGGCGGCGGCACCGCCCTGGTCACCGGGGTCCCGGCGCTGCACGGCCCGGAAGGCAGCGAGCCGCTGGTCGGCGAGGTCACCGGCTTCGTGCTGACCGGCGAGGACCTGCCGACCGTCTACATCAGCGGCGACAACGCCTCCCTGGACCGGGTCCGCGAGATCGCCGCCCGCTACGCCCCGGTCGACGTGGCCCTGCTGTTCGCCGGCGGGGCCCGCACCCCGCTGCTGGACTTCGCCTACCTGACGCTGACCAGCGCCGAGGCCGCCGAGGCGGCCGGGATCCTGCAGGCCGGCGCGGTGGTCCCGCTGCACTTCGAGCAGTGGGCGCACTTCAGCGAGGGCGGCGAACAGCTCCAGGAGGCGTTCGCCGCGGCCGGCCTGAGCGACCGGCTGCGGCTGCTCAAGCCCGGCGAGTCCGCCGGGTTCTGA